The genomic stretch TTTGGCCTGAAGGCATACATCTCTTCAAATGTCCATAGGAAATCATCGGCATTATCATCTCCCCGAGTGGTCAAATATATTTCTGCCCCCAGATCATTTTTCTCAATCCCTACATCAATTATATCTGGGGTAAGAATTGGCTTTAGCAGATCCGAAGTATAGCTTTTACCATCGTTGGTAGAAATGTAAAGCCTGTAGAATTCATCTTCCGGGATATCATGGGCAAACTCAAATTCCCCAAATCCTAAATCAGTTAACGAGTAAGTCACACCTGATTCTGACTTAAGGTGAACTATTGCACCAGGATAGCTTGGTGTATGATCCTCTTCGGTATTTACATTTCTGGAATAACTTAACTTCAGGATACTAGGCAGACCTTCCGTATCCAGATATCCTTCTATAATAAGGACTGAAAGATCAGATTGCCTTAGATCCGGATCAAAAGGCTCTCTGCAGGCACTGATCCATAGCAAAAATATACATACTAGTGGGGCTAATCTATTCATCAGAAGCGGAAATTATAAGTAATGTATGGAATAGGCCTTGCAAATATAGATAGCTGATACCCTCTTAATTTACCTTCTATTGGAGTGTAGTACACAGAATAGGGATTACTTCTCCCCAGCATATTATAAACTCCAAGCGACCACGATGAATGAGCAAGCTTCTTGACCTTATGGCTTCCTTCCAGATTCACAGAAAAATCCATCCTGAAATAATCAGGTATTCGGTAAGCGTTTCTTTCAGAAAAGTAAACACGCTCAGAACCGGCATAATCAAACTTTGAGATAGGCAAAGTAATCGGACGGCCTGTACTATAGTTCACATTCAGGGAAGTATTTACCCGCTTGCTCAGCTCATAGTTGGCTGTTAAAACTATATGATGCGGCTGGTCAAAATTACTAGAATAATACGTCCCATCATTTATCTTCTCCACACTAGGCTCGTCAGATGTCTTGATCATCGAGCGGGAATAAGTATAGGCCAGTGACCCTTGCAGCAGTCCAGTGCTTTTCCTCAGTAAGAACTCTACGCCATATGCTTTGCCATCTGAATTCAAAACATCCTGTTCTACATTGTCATTGAGCACAATATTAGCTCCAGAGCGATAATCAAGTAGATTAGACATATAGCGATAGTACACCTCTGTTGAGAATTCCAGCTTATTTTTGGCAAGGTTGCGATAGTATCCTACGGAACCCTGTCCGCCAGTCTGAGGTTTGAGGTAGGTATCGCTCAATTTCCATGAATCAGTGGGAGCTATGGCAGCGGTATTAGACAATAAATGGATATTTTGCCTCATGGTGTTGAACCCTGCTTTGATTGAAGACTTGTTATCCAAGGTATAGCGTGCCGAAATCCGGAATTCCGGGCCATGATAGGTTTTTATGGTCTCACTGGCTCCGTAAGTCTCCTCTCCGATCACATTACTCTCCGTAATGGGGGCACCGTCCACATAAAGATTGACAGTGCTAGGCCCCAGTAATTGATAGAGCATATATCTAGCTCCATAGCTCACAGACAATCGCTCAGAAATTGTGAATTCATCCCCAAAATACACAGACATTTCCCGTGCATTTTCTTCTTCCAGCTTTTTTTCTATTACAATGGATTCAGACCCATATGGCAAGTTTTGCCCTGGGTTTAATTTATACTGAATACCATGAACCCCAAAGGTCATAATGTGCTTTTCATTTTTCCTGTATTCAAAATCAGCTTTAAGAAATAGCTGTTGCACATTAAAACTGAAGTTAAAGGAGTTGAGGGGATTGTCTTGCCCGATTATCCCGAATTCATAGTTATCACTGCCTACAGTGAACCTTCCTTCCAAGTCATCATTGAAAAAGTGTTTCCACCCTAGCGCCACATTAATGTTCTGATAAGAATAGGTGGTATCTGCGTCAAATCTAAAATCATCCTGACTCAAATAAGCGGTTAATTCCAGTGTGTTTTTTTCATTTATGATATGCTGAAGATTCGCATTTATATCATAAAAGGTGATCCTGCTGTCATTTAGATCTGCTTCCTCATCGAGCAAATCCAGGGCCCAATTAGAATAGGTGGTTCGTCCACCAAGCATAAATCTGGTATTCTCTCCGATAGGCCCATCCAAACTCAACCGACTGGT from Algoriphagus sp. NG3 encodes the following:
- a CDS encoding carboxypeptidase-like regulatory domain-containing protein encodes the protein MKKLLLLALFGSFFGGLNAQTTNSKVTGMFLGLPFERFAQRIESETDFTFYYKAEDVETIQVNLRADNSDIKVILNEVFEGAGLSYIIDSSNRIWVSRDRKIQIEFPAGYFQVQERQDKLANPGDSLSAFDKNKLFSIGRASDNPQAKTATLSGMVTSIESGKPMNGAVVLEKINYNQVVTGQDGTYQLTLPKGRHTLWVQNIGGFQEQRQIDLKGDGVLNMSIEETILSLDEVVVSSGALSNVKKLDMGVQSISIAEVKRLPAVMGEVDVLKGILIMPGVNTVGEATSGFNVRGGAADQNLILYGNSTIFNPTHAFGFFSAFNADMVSGAELYKGSIPVNYGGRLSSVLQVDPNFGKSEKIGGSGGIGILTSRLSLDGPIGENTRFMLGGRTTYSNWALDLLDEEADLNDSRITFYDINANLQHIINEKNTLELTAYLSQDDFRFDADTTYSYQNINVALGWKHFFNDDLEGRFTVGSDNYEFGIIGQDNPLNSFNFSFNVQQLFLKADFEYRKNEKHIMTFGVHGIQYKLNPGQNLPYGSESIVIEKKLEEENAREMSVYFGDEFTISERLSVSYGARYMLYQLLGPSTVNLYVDGAPITESNVIGEETYGASETIKTYHGPEFRISARYTLDNKSSIKAGFNTMRQNIHLLSNTAAIAPTDSWKLSDTYLKPQTGGQGSVGYYRNLAKNKLEFSTEVYYRYMSNLLDYRSGANIVLNDNVEQDVLNSDGKAYGVEFLLRKSTGLLQGSLAYTYSRSMIKTSDEPSVEKINDGTYYSSNFDQPHHIVLTANYELSKRVNTSLNVNYSTGRPITLPISKFDYAGSERVYFSERNAYRIPDYFRMDFSVNLEGSHKVKKLAHSSWSLGVYNMLGRSNPYSVYYTPIEGKLRGYQLSIFARPIPYITYNFRF